The stretch of DNA TTCCTCGCCTGTGCGACAGAGCCGACACCCCATGTCTAGCGCGCCTTCTCCCTCCCTTCTGCCCGAGCGCTGGTTCCCCACCCGCAAGCCCCTGCCCGACGCACGCCTGCGCCTGTTCTGCTTCCCCTACGCGGGAGGCTCGGCGTCCGTGTTCAACGGGTGGGCCCCCCTGCTGCCGCCCGGCGTCGAGCCGTGCGCGGTGCAGCTGCCGGGGCGGGAGCGACGGCTGATGGAGAAGCCCTTCGACAACCTGGCGACGCTCATCGACACGCTGCTCTCGTTGATGGAGCCGCTGATGGACCGGCCCTTCGCCGTGTTCGGCTACAGCATGGGCGCGCGTATCGGCCTGGAGCTGGCGCGTCGCCTCCAGGCGCGCGGGGGACGCCAACCCGTCGGGCTGGTGATGGCGGCCTCCGTGTCGCCCCACGTGCGGGAGGGCGAACCCATCCACACGCTCCCCCACGACGCGTTCATCGCGGCGTTGCGGCGCTACGACGGCACGCCCGAGGAGGTCCTCCAGCACAAGGAGCTGCTGGAGCTGGTGGTGCCCACCCTGCGCGCGGACTTCGCGCTCGCGTGGTGGGAGGTCGGCCAGCCGGCCATCCCCGTCGACACGCCCATCTCCGTCATGGGCGCCACCCACGACGCCCATGTCCCCGTCGAGAAGCTGGAGTCGTGGCGGAGCCAGACGCGCAGCGGCGACTTCCAGGTGCGCACCTTCCCCGGCGGGCACTTCTTCCTGCGCCAGCAGCAGGCCGCGCTGCTCTCCGCCATCGGCGCCGACCTCACGCGGTGGATGCAGTCAGCGGCCTGAGCCACCGAGTCACGCCGCCTGGAACCGGGGCGGCGCGTCCCCCTCCAGCGGCACCGTGAACTGCCAACGGACCGAGAGGGGCCGACTCCGCGCGCGGCGCACCGCCACCGCGGCATGGTGCCGCGCCGAGGGCCGCAGCTGCATGAACTGCCAGGCCTCCGGCGCGTCGACCATCCTCGGGTCGAACGAGATGCGCGGCGGGCCCCCGGGCTCCAGGTGGAAGGCGAACTGGTCCAGCGGCAGCGACAGCCCCGCGCCACGGGCCTTGATGTAGGCCTCCTTCAACGTCCAGTACTCGAAGAAGCGCTCGCGCTGCGCGCCCTGGGGCAGCGCGCGGAGCGCCGTGACCTCCGTGGGCGCGAAGAAGTGGTCGGCGATCTCCACGGTGTCCCCCGCCCGCTCCGCGTCCTCGACATCCGCGCCCAGCTCGTCGTCCAGCGCCACCGCCACCAGCGCCATGCCGTCCGTATGGGAGAGGTTGAAGCGCAGCCGCGCGCCCCACGTCCCCTGGATCTCCGGCCGACCGTACGCGTTGGTCGAGAACGCCCAGGTCGCGGGGTCCACCGGCGCGTAGCGCGACAGGGTGAGACGGACCAGCGCGTGACTCACCAGATACTGTCGCTGGTGCCGCTCGAAGCGGAAGCGGCGCTGCCGCTCGCGCTCCTTGTCGTCCAGCAGCCCGAGGTAGGCCTCCAGCAGTCGCGGCGCGGCGATGCGCTCCGGTTCGACGATCCACACATGGACTTCGTCCGGGCGCAGCTCCAGCGGCACGGAGGCGGTCGACATATCCCCTCCTCTACCACGCGGGCCCGACGAACGTCCTGAGTCGAGCAGACGCGGCGGAAGGCCCCCCGCGTCCCGGCTCCTGCCGAGGACCAGACGGAAGCGGAACGCCGCGGCCCTGCCCCAAGGGGCCGGTTGGCGTGTGCACGCCGCCACCCAAGCTTTCCCATCGCTCCCACATGGGGGAAGCACGGTGGCGGAAGCCATCCAGGGGCAGCGCGCGCGGCGTGACGGGGGGGCGGAATCTGATGGAGCTATTTCCAATCCATCTGCTGTTCATCATGGTGCTGATGAACCGTTACATCCTCGGGCCCTTCCTGCGGCGGGTCCGGGGCGCGGCGCTCGACCGCGTGGACGAGACGTACCAGCCACGGGTCGCCATCGTCATCCCCCTCTTCAACGAGGGGAAGGGCATCTTCAACGCCGTCCGCAGCCTGCTGGAGCAGGACTATCCCGCCCATCTGCTGCAGATCATCGTGGTGGACGACTGCTCCACCGACGACAGCTACACGTGGGCGCAGCGGGCCGCGGAGGGGTGCGCCAACGTCCTGGTGATGCGCAACCCGACGAACCTGGGCAAGCGCAAGGGCATCAACCGGGCCGTCCAGGCCGCCGTGGACGCGGAGATCATCGTCTCGGTGGATTCGGACGTCATCGTCGACCCGTCCGCCGTGCGGCTGCTCGTCCGCCGCTTCGTCAGCCCCCGCATCGCCGCGGTGGGAGGACGCACGTACGTCACCAACCGCCACGAGAACTGGCTGACGCGCATGGTGGAGATCAAGTTCCACTTCGCCCAGGAGTGGCTCAAGGACCTGGAGCGCAGCTTCCGTCAGGTGATGTGCCTGTCCGGCTGCCTCACCGCGTACCGCCGCCACGTGCTGCTGGAGCTGGAGCCCATCCTGGAGGCGCGGGCCATCGCCGGCGTGCCCATCAAGTACGGCGAGGACCGGTTCCTCACACGGCAGATCATCAAGCACGACTACGAGACCGTCTACACGCTCGACGCCTTCTGCTTCACCGCCTCCCCCGCCACGCTCGCGGGCTACTTCTCCCAGCAGCTGCGCTGGCGCCGCTCCAACCTCGTGGACCTGCTGGGCGGCCTGTCCCACGCATGGCGGCTGCACCCCATCGTCACCATCCACTACGTCTCGCAGCTCGCGCTGCTGCTCTCCTACCCCGTGGTCATCGTCCACAACGTCCTCACCGGCGAGTTCATGGACATCCTCGTGTTCCACTTCCTCGTCATCGGGTTGCTGGGCGCCATCTACCGGCTGGAGACGCGACATCTGCCCGAGCACCAGCGGGTCCATGGCGCGTGCTTCCTGCCCATGGCCCTGCTGATGCCGGTGACGTACGCGCTCTTCACGCCCCTGGCGTTGCTCACGCTCGACTCGGGGAGTTGGGAGACGCGGGGCAGCCCCAAGGCCGCTCCCGCCGCAACGCCCGACAAGGGCACCACCCGCCTGCCGCCCGAACACGCCAGCGAGGGCACGTCATGAACCTACGCGTCGCCAACCGCATCAACGCCGTCGCCGTCTCGGCGTACAAACTCATGGGCTCCGTGTTCCTGGGCCTCATCCTCCTGGCGCTGCTCTCCTTCCTGGCGGTGCAGGGCTTCTTCCTGCTCAGCCGCAGCTGGGTGACGCCCACGGTGGTGTCCCCCACGGACCCGCAGATCCTCAACCTCAACGCCCAGCTGGCCGCGCAGACGTCCGCCCGGGACCACGTGGCGGCGGAGCGGCGCGCGGTGGAGGACCGCATCCACGACGCGCGGCGCATCGTCACCGCCGAGCGCTCGTTCCAGAGGCGCTTCCAGGTGGCCCTGAGCGGCGAGCGCGAGGCCAAGGGGCGCGCGGCGCACCGGCTGTCCTCGCTGCGCCAGGAGTACAAACGCGCCAACGAGGAGATCCTCCAGTCCAACCGCGCCTTCGCCGGCCTGTCCCGGGAACGGACCGACGCGCTCGTGGGCGCGCGCCTCATGGCCCAGGAGGAGAAGCTCACCGTCAACCACCACCTCGCGCAGCTCGCGCAGAGCAACCTGACGCTGGCCCACACCACGGTGGACCTGGAGACGCGAATGGACGCGCTCAGACGGGAGATCGCCGGGCTGGCGGCCGTGCAAGGGGGGCTGGGCCAGGAGGGCGCGCCGGACGGCATGACCTCCGACGTCCTGCTGCTGGAGCGCAACTACACCCACTCCATGCTGGAGCAGGCGCGCGCGGAGGCGACGGTGAAGAGCCTCTTCGTGGACCTGGAGGCCCTGGACGCGGCGACGGAGCGGTACGAGGCACTCATCGACACGCTGCGCGCCTCGCCGTACCTGCGAGCCTTCGAGAAGAACCTGACGGTGGCCTTCGTGCCCTACGACAACGTCGCGAACGCGGCCGTCGGCACGCCGCTGTTCGCGTGCGCGCTGAAGGTCTTCTGGTGCCACGAGGTGGGCGTCGTGGGGAGCCTGCTCGAGGGCGAGGTGACGCTCAAGCACCCCATCCGCCAACACATGCTCCGGGGCGTCATGGTGGAAGTGAAGCTCAATGACACGACCACGGCCCGCGAGGATCTGTTGCACCTCGGACGACCTCCCTTGCTGTTTTAGCCACTCGCCGTGACGTGCCGGAGAAGCTCGATGCGCAAGACACTCACTCGTGGCGTGCTCTGGTGGCTCGCGGCGCGGTCCACGTCGGCCCTCGCGGTCGAGCCAGGGGCCGGGACGCCCCCCGCCGAACAGGTGGAGGAGCGCGCCGCCGGATACTGTGACATGGTGCGGGGCGTCGGCGACGCGGAGGCCGCGTTGGAGCTGGCCCCGGAAGTCTTCGGCAGCTTCGGCGCGGTGAACACGGGCGAAGCCGAGGGCGGCACGGCCCTGGGCAAGCCCAAGCTGCGGATCACGGCCGGGCTGAGCTACGACTTCGTGGGCATCTACCGGGGACGCACGTTGCGGCAACGGGCCCAGGCGGAGTGCCGACGCCACCAGGCGCTCTCCGCGCTCCAGTCCGCCGTTCGACAGGGGACGGGTCTGGGCGAGGAGGAAGCCCTGCAGGCCCGGGCCCAGGCGCTCCAGGAATCCCTGCCGCGCGCCGAACAGCTCATCGCCACCCTCCGCGAGGACCTCCAGAGCGGGAAGGCCACGCTGGAGGAGCTCAACGCCGCCCAGGTCCGCCTGGACCACCTGCGCGCGCTGCACACCGATACCCACCTCGCCCGGGAGCGGCTCGCCGCCCTCCCCCGCCTCCCAGCGGGCCAGAAGCTGGAGACGCTGCTCGCGGACCTGCGGGCCGCGGACGACGCGGTGGAGGACCACTCGGGCAGCCTGCGTCGGGCCCGGGCCTGGGAGCTGAGCATCCGGGGCGGCTATGACGAGGTCTTCGACATCGACCAGGACGTGCCGCTGTTCGGACAGGTCATGCTCACGTACGACCTGGGCCACCTGTGGCAGGGGCACGCCAATGCGCGCGCGAGGGAAGGCCGACGGCGCTCCCTGGTCGAGGAGGTCGACGGCGCTCCCCTGCGGGTCGCGGAGCTGCTCGTGGAGCTGCGCGCCCGCATGCGGGCGGAGGACGCCCGTCTGAGGGAGGTCACCACCCTCATCTCCGACCTGGAGGGCCAGCTTCGCGAGGTCGAAGCGCTCCAGACGCGGGAGATACGCCGCTTCCGCGACTACCTGCTGCTGGAGCTGGCGCGGCTGCGCGCCGAGCGGGCCTATCTGGGCGCCCACGTCGAGTCGCTCCAGCGCTTCCTCGGAGAAGGCGCGCGGTGAGCCGGCGGAGGCGCTCCACGAGGGCACTGCTGCTCGTGGGCGCGCTTTTGCACGCGCCCCTCGTCCCGGCCAGGCCGCCCGCGCGCCGCGACGCCCGCCAGCCTCGAGCCATGAGCCCCTTCGTCCCCGTTCCCCTCGAGCGCCTGCGGGTGACCGAGGGGAGCCTCCGGGCGCGGTCGGAGGGCGGGCTCGACGTCGATGGGCCCCGCCTGCGCGCCATCGTCCCCGGCGCTCCGGGAGACGACGCGGAGCTGCGCTTCACCGTCCTCGGCCCTTCGTCCGTCCAGAAGCCACTGGCCTCGGGCGCGGAGCGGCGACAGGTGGGGCTGAAGCTGCGCGCACAGGACGGCTGCAACGTCATCTACGTGATGTGGCGCGTGACGCCGAAGCCCGGAGTCGTCGTCAACTACAAGCGCAACGTCGGCCAACGGCTCAGCGCCGAGTGTGGCAACCGCGGCTATGCCCTCATCAAGCCCACGCAGGGTCTCCGGGTGCCGGCGCCCTCCCCGGGCGAGGAACACAGCCTGCGGGCCCGGTTGCAGGGCACGCGGCTCCGGGTCTGGGCGGACGGAGCGCTGGCCTGGGAGGGGACGCTCCCCGCCGAGGCTCTCGACTTCGATGGCCCCGTCGGAATGCGCTCGGACAACCTCCGACTGACGTTGCGGCTCCAGACGCCGAAGCCGTGAGCGCGGCCGGGGCCCCAGCCGACGCCGCGCATCGCTCAAGGGGCCCGGGGCGTGAGGTCCGGGACGGGCGGGGATGGCTTCTCCGTCGGCTCGTGCTCGACCTCGGCCACGGGCTCCGCGCACAGGGTGGAGCCGTTCATCGGGCAGCGGCCCCCATCCTCCAGGTCGAAGCGCCAGCGGTGACGCGGGCACACCAGGTAGCGGCCCTCCTCCACCCAGCCCTCGGACAGGTCGGCGCCCTGGTGAGGGCAGAAGCGCTGCACGGAGAAGCGCCGCCCCCCGGCCTCCACCACCGCGCGCTCCCGGCGCGACTCCGTGGACCGCACGCCCTCGCAGAAGTTGCGCATGTCCTCGATCTCCACGCCCAGGAAGCCGTGGATGATGGGATCGTAGACATCCGGCTCGCGGCTCAGGCGCAGCCGGAACGACAGGAGGAAGTCCTCCCAGGTCAGCTTCCGGTCCAGGACGCGCACCACGTCCGCCGCGCTCGCCTTCATCGTGTACCGCGCCGACTCCCGCATCGTCGGGACGACATCCACGCGCCGGCCCTTGAAGTCCACGCGCAAGAGCCGGTCCGGCAGCTCGGTCAGCTCCACGTAGAGCGGCACCCCCACCCGGTCATGCAGGTCCAGCAGGTCCAGCTTGCGCTGGAACTCCACGCGCAGCCGCTCGTGAATCTCATCCACCTCCGCGCGCAGGAGGTTGCGGCGCCTGTCGCGGAACAGGTGCGACAGGTCCGCCGCGTACGCGCGCAGGTACGGCTCGAAGCCCTCGGGCGACAGCCGCTCCTCCGCGCGGGTGGTGAACTCCAGCGTGCGCGCGTCGAGCACGTCGCCCGGCATGGGCTCCAGGTAGCGCGCGCCCAGCGACGACAGCCGCTTCTCCAGGTAGGAGAAGAGCGTCGTGGCGTTGGGGAAGATGTTCACCCGCTCGAGGTTGAGGTGGAACAGGGCCGGGTCGAGGAAGCACGCCGGCCCCGCGGAGGCGAGATAGGCGCGGGGCTTGATGACCTCCAACGCGCGCGCCACCGCCTCGAACTTGCTGTCGCGCTTCTTCAGCGAGATGGCGGCGTACGTCTCCGGCGTGTACTCGTAGCAGGTGGGGTGCCAGATGGCGCCGGAGAACTGGGCCGCGAACAGGTCGATGGGCCCCTCCTCCTCCACGATGCGCGCCAGCCGGTCATGCAGCTTGCAGTCGTTGATGTTGATGAAGCAGTGGTCTCCACCGCGCACCATCACCCCCGAGTCGCGGTTCGTCCCCTGCTCCGACACGAAGAGCTTGATGTAGCCGCCCTTGATGGGCACCTCGCGACCGTCCTCGCAGGCGATGACGCGCTTGCAGCCGTACTTCGCGAAGACGTCCTGCAGCTCCGAGCGCTGGAAGCGCGGAATCAGCACCGTGAAGTCCCGCCGTTGCAGCGTGGCGAGGAACTCCGGGTCGAAGTGGTCCTTGTGCTCGTGGCTGACGTAGAGGAAGCGCTCCTTGCCGGGCGTCTCCAGCAGCTCGCGCACGCGCGGGGCGAGGTGGTGGTTGCGGGGCAGCTGCATCCAGGCGGAGTCGAACGCGCCTCGCGCCGTCAGCCACGGGTCCATGACGATGACGCTCCCCGCGGTCTCCACGGCGAAGCCAGCGTGGCCCAGGAACATGATCTGCATGAAGGTCGGTCCTCGTGCGAAGCGGACCAGCAGGAGCGCCGCGTCCGGCCCGTCCCTCCGGCCGGCACCGGCCCTGACGGCGACGAGAAGGCTGGGAACCCCCACAGGCGCCGACCACCCGCCTCCGGGTGCGAGCCCCCGTGCGCGTGGCGACACCGCGAGCACCGACGCGACGAGGGCGCGGGAGGAGTCGACCTCCGCGCGCCCTCGCCTTCATGCCGACCTCAGGGCTGGATTTCGCGAACCGACAGCCACTTGAAGTCGACGTCGGAGGCGCTGTCCCAGCGGAACGTGGCGATGGGGCCGCCCCAGGTGATGGGCATGGGGCCGGTGGAACCACCGCAGTGCTGGGCATCCCCGCCCCAGTTACCCGCGTCGACGCGGTCATCCACCTTCTTCCAGGTGACCTTGTCGGCGTTCTCGTTCACGTACATCTCCAGCCGCACGGCCTCCTTGCCGTCGACGGTGACGTTGCGCATCACCGCCTTGAAGCCCACCCACCGGCCCTTCAGCGGCGTGGTCGCGGGCTTGTACGGCGCCTGCTCGTACGACACGTGCCACGTCTCCTTCTGCCAGCGCGCGCGGCCGTCGTAGTGCAGGCCGGCCTTGTAGCTGCTGCCCTCGCAGCCGGAGTTCTTGTCGTTGTGCTTGCCGCCGCGCGCGTACCAGTCGAAGTTGTCCGAGACATCCGACGTGGCGTTGAGCTTCACGAAGCCCGTCATCTCCACGTTCTTCCAGTCGTTGGGCGACTGCATGTAGCCCCGGCTGGCCAGCACGTCGCGGTCATACGTGGGAATCTTCGCCGCGGAGTAGCCCGTGGTCGTCGTGACGCCCATGCGCACCTTGGTGTTCTTCATCTTCCAGGAGCCGTCCGCGTTGCGGGTGATGGTGTTCTGCGGGTCGAAGCGCGCGTCTGACGTCGCGTCGTCCGCGAGCGCCCACGTCTCGCCCCCCGACTTGGTCGGGTAGAGCATCCGCACGCCGAACCGGTCCACCGAGGGAGTGCTCGGCTCCGGCGTCGTCGTCTCCGGGGGCGTCGTCTCGGGGGGCACCGTCACCACGGGTGGGGTGGTCTCGGGGGGGGTCGTCTCGGGCGGCGTCTCCGGCGTCGTCGTCCCGGGGGTGGAGGGCACCTGCGGCTGCTCGGTGGGAGGCTGGGCCGTTTCTGGAGGGATCGCACCGTCGGAGCCCGTGTCGGCGCTGCAACCAGCGGCGGACAGCGCCATCACGGCGCCGCAAAGCGAGGCGAAGAGTCGGTTCCGGGTCAAGCAGGGGTCCTTCGTTCAGGGGGCCCCGAGAGGAGCGAACCCCCACGCACGCCGTTCGCGGGAGGGGCTCGCCACGCCCACCCCCGCCAGGGCCAGCAATGCCCCGGGGCGCGGACGCCTGGTTGGTCTCGTAGGCCGGTGACTGTCGGGTTTCAACCGGTGGAAGCGCAACCCCCTCCCCCGCAAGACCCTTCCCCAGTCGCGAAGGGGCCACCCGCGCGGCGCTCCCCGCCCCCCTCGGAGGCCGGCCAGCCCCCGCCTCCCACCCGATACTTCGGTTTTTTCGATGAAGCGGGCCCAGAAACCCTATTTGTCGAAGAGATACCGGACTCTTATCTGAGGGCCACTCATGGACTCTTTAGGAACGGTGGGCAGTCCCGCGCTGTGGATGGGCTTCATCGCCTTCGTCATCGCCATGCTGGCGTTGGACCTGGGCGTGTTCCACCGCAAGGCACACACGGTGGGCTTCAAGGAGGCCCTGGGCTGGAGCACGGTGTGGATCAGCCTGGCGCTGCTCTTCAACGCGGGCCTGTGGTGGAAGTTCGGCGCGGGGCCCGGCGTGGAGTTCCTGACCGGCTACCTCATCGAGAAGTCGCTCTCCGTCGACAACATCTTCGTCTTCGTCGTCATCTTCTCGTCGCTGCGGATCCCCGCGCTGTACCAGCACCGGGTGCTCTTCTGGGGCATCCTGAGCGCGCTGGTGCTGCGGGCCATCATGATCTTCGCCGGCGTGGCCATGCTGGAGCGCTTCCACTGGCTCATCTACGTCTTCGGCGCGTTCCTCGTCGTCACGGGCCTGAAGCTGTTCATCCAGCGCAACAAGGAGGACCACCCGGAGGACAGCGCGATGATGCGGCTGGTGCGGCGGACGATTCCGTCCACGCCCCGCTTCGACGGTCACCACTTCTTCACGGTGGAGAACGGCCGCCGGCTGGCCACCCCGCTGCTGATGGCGCTCATCCTGGTGGAGCTGTCGGACATCCTGTTCGCGCTCGACTCCATCCCGGCCATCTTCGCGGTGACGCGGGATCCGTTCATCGTCTTCACGTCGAACATCTTCGCCATCCTCGGCCTGCGCTCGCTGTTCTTCCTGCTGGCCGGCGCGGTGGAGAAGTTCAGCTACCTGAAGGTGGGGCTCGCGGGCGTGCTCGTCTTCGTGGGCATGAAGATGGCCCTCATCGACTTCGTGAAGCTCCACCCGGCCGTCTCCCTGGGCGTCATCGCCGCGATGCTGGGCGCCAGCATCGTCGCGTCGCTCATCAAGGCCCGGAACACGCCCCCTCCCACGGAGGGCGAGCCCCTCGCGAAGGCCTCCGAGAGCTGACGGCACCTGACAGCCGATGCGCGCGCGGGGCGGCGGGGACACTCCCGTCGCCCCGTCGTCTTTCCAGCGGAGCCCGCGCCCGAAACCCACACGGGGCGGCACCTGGGCCGGAAAAGCGAAGAGGCCGTGAGCCTTGGGATTTCTCCCGGACTCACGGCCTCTTCTTCGTTGGGCGCAGCAGGGTTTGAACCTGCGACCCCTGCCGTGTGAAGGCAGTGCTCTACCGCTGAGCTATACGCCCGCGCTTCGTGTGCCACCGAGTCGCGACGAACGCGGGGGTAAATGCCA from Myxococcus stipitatus encodes:
- a CDS encoding 4'-phosphopantetheinyl transferase family protein — its product is MSTASVPLELRPDEVHVWIVEPERIAAPRLLEAYLGLLDDKERERQRRFRFERHQRQYLVSHALVRLTLSRYAPVDPATWAFSTNAYGRPEIQGTWGARLRFNLSHTDGMALVAVALDDELGADVEDAERAGDTVEIADHFFAPTEVTALRALPQGAQRERFFEYWTLKEAYIKARGAGLSLPLDQFAFHLEPGGPPRISFDPRMVDAPEAWQFMQLRPSARHHAAVAVRRARSRPLSVRWQFTVPLEGDAPPRFQAA
- a CDS encoding thioesterase II family protein produces the protein MSSAPSPSLLPERWFPTRKPLPDARLRLFCFPYAGGSASVFNGWAPLLPPGVEPCAVQLPGRERRLMEKPFDNLATLIDTLLSLMEPLMDRPFAVFGYSMGARIGLELARRLQARGGRQPVGLVMAASVSPHVREGEPIHTLPHDAFIAALRRYDGTPEEVLQHKELLELVVPTLRADFALAWWEVGQPAIPVDTPISVMGATHDAHVPVEKLESWRSQTRSGDFQVRTFPGGHFFLRQQQAALLSAIGADLTRWMQSAA
- a CDS encoding TerC family protein gives rise to the protein MDSLGTVGSPALWMGFIAFVIAMLALDLGVFHRKAHTVGFKEALGWSTVWISLALLFNAGLWWKFGAGPGVEFLTGYLIEKSLSVDNIFVFVVIFSSLRIPALYQHRVLFWGILSALVLRAIMIFAGVAMLERFHWLIYVFGAFLVVTGLKLFIQRNKEDHPEDSAMMRLVRRTIPSTPRFDGHHFFTVENGRRLATPLLMALILVELSDILFALDSIPAIFAVTRDPFIVFTSNIFAILGLRSLFFLLAGAVEKFSYLKVGLAGVLVFVGMKMALIDFVKLHPAVSLGVIAAMLGASIVASLIKARNTPPPTEGEPLAKASES
- a CDS encoding carbohydrate-binding protein translates to MTRNRLFASLCGAVMALSAAGCSADTGSDGAIPPETAQPPTEQPQVPSTPGTTTPETPPETTPPETTPPVVTVPPETTPPETTTPEPSTPSVDRFGVRMLYPTKSGGETWALADDATSDARFDPQNTITRNADGSWKMKNTKVRMGVTTTTGYSAAKIPTYDRDVLASRGYMQSPNDWKNVEMTGFVKLNATSDVSDNFDWYARGGKHNDKNSGCEGSSYKAGLHYDGRARWQKETWHVSYEQAPYKPATTPLKGRWVGFKAVMRNVTVDGKEAVRLEMYVNENADKVTWKKVDDRVDAGNWGGDAQHCGGSTGPMPITWGGPIATFRWDSASDVDFKWLSVREIQP
- a CDS encoding glycosyltransferase — protein: MELFPIHLLFIMVLMNRYILGPFLRRVRGAALDRVDETYQPRVAIVIPLFNEGKGIFNAVRSLLEQDYPAHLLQIIVVDDCSTDDSYTWAQRAAEGCANVLVMRNPTNLGKRKGINRAVQAAVDAEIIVSVDSDVIVDPSAVRLLVRRFVSPRIAAVGGRTYVTNRHENWLTRMVEIKFHFAQEWLKDLERSFRQVMCLSGCLTAYRRHVLLELEPILEARAIAGVPIKYGEDRFLTRQIIKHDYETVYTLDAFCFTASPATLAGYFSQQLRWRRSNLVDLLGGLSHAWRLHPIVTIHYVSQLALLLSYPVVIVHNVLTGEFMDILVFHFLVIGLLGAIYRLETRHLPEHQRVHGACFLPMALLMPVTYALFTPLALLTLDSGSWETRGSPKAAPAATPDKGTTRLPPEHASEGTS
- a CDS encoding Rieske 2Fe-2S domain-containing protein, whose translation is MQIMFLGHAGFAVETAGSVIVMDPWLTARGAFDSAWMQLPRNHHLAPRVRELLETPGKERFLYVSHEHKDHFDPEFLATLQRRDFTVLIPRFQRSELQDVFAKYGCKRVIACEDGREVPIKGGYIKLFVSEQGTNRDSGVMVRGGDHCFININDCKLHDRLARIVEEEGPIDLFAAQFSGAIWHPTCYEYTPETYAAISLKKRDSKFEAVARALEVIKPRAYLASAGPACFLDPALFHLNLERVNIFPNATTLFSYLEKRLSSLGARYLEPMPGDVLDARTLEFTTRAEERLSPEGFEPYLRAYAADLSHLFRDRRRNLLRAEVDEIHERLRVEFQRKLDLLDLHDRVGVPLYVELTELPDRLLRVDFKGRRVDVVPTMRESARYTMKASAADVVRVLDRKLTWEDFLLSFRLRLSREPDVYDPIIHGFLGVEIEDMRNFCEGVRSTESRRERAVVEAGGRRFSVQRFCPHQGADLSEGWVEEGRYLVCPRHRWRFDLEDGGRCPMNGSTLCAEPVAEVEHEPTEKPSPPVPDLTPRAP